The genomic interval tccataaCTTTTTTGATCTACCTCTTTATTGTGTCTACAAAGCACTTTGTGCTTGGATATCTTTGCACGTACAAGGCTTTATTGTGTGGGCTAAGTCCAAGCACATAGACATTATTCCAACATGGACCTTCCATCAGAGACTGGATCCCTAGTGCTGAAATCTGGCTGATGAGCTGAAGAAATTGAGATGAGGTTAACATGAATGTCGTTCAACAATAAAAGTCATTGTTATATATTGTGTAATATTGCcttgtatttagtatttagtgtGTAATTTTGTATTTAGTAGCCCCAATCAGACAAGGTGGAACCCAGGTTTCAAGTGGTAATTTAATGACCGGGTCTAATGTGTGAATGAAGTTGACCCCCTAAAGTTGAATCGGAAATCACTTCACTTGCAATCCAGTACGATACACACTTTTGTTCTCGAACAGGTGTTGTGCGAAAACAAGCCGATTGATTACCAAGTTTTGCCTTCACTTGCTACACTAATGACAGAACATAAAAGAGTTAGAGAAAAGAGCAGAGTTGTATAGTAAGTATCCGAAACCCACACTTCATACCACACGATTAGCACGatttattcacatgtcaattTTTGGCGGCAGAAGGGacggaatatgtgtagacaactgccatgtttgcgttaaAAAACTAACCCAATAcaatttctatgggagattctttgagtgctgggTCTCCTCATCAGAAAGTCTCTGATATAGATCTGGAGAGTTTGATGTAGGTAAGTGCTATTGTAGTGTTTCAGAATGTGAGAGAACTAATTTGAGAGAAACAGTCTTTAAAAATATGGTTTGGAATTGAAATCTGCAGACTCAAATAAGAAGTGTAGTAAAGCACCACTGCCTGTGGACGACACCAGGATGGATAGCCTTGTTCTGggaatcgttgaccaaaaatttaGGAAGTTGATGATCGCAGCTGTCAtaattaattggggttaagagTTTAACAATCTTCCTGTATGTTCTGTGATTCTTTGTTCAAAGTAATATTGTCATTaacaaaaacaagcaaagaGGTAAAGACATCTGAAACGGGCAAAAATACACTTGGGGAACATTGCATTTTTATCAGacatagttttctgtgaatatctcgagaacctgAGGGCCTAGGAGAACCAATTTtttgttggtcttaaggggccatctcatccccccacacacttaaaggcagacacacacacacacacacacacagaagcacaaatgtacacaatagcaaacacacacatacacacattcatttacatgTAGAGCAtggagtataagtataagtatatattatatactcttttgatcccgtgagggaaatttggtctctgcatttatcccagtccgtgaattagtgaaacacacagtgaggtgaagcacacactaatcccggcgcagtgagctgcctgcaacaacagcggcgctcggggagcagtgaggcgttaggtgccttgctcaagggcacttcagccgtgcctactggtcggggtttgaaccagcaaccctccggatacaagtccgaagtgctattCAGTAGGCTACGGCTGTAGTAGGAGAAGGGGACAAATTGACAagagtgatttatttttgcggagataatgtgcaggactggtcatattttgtactgctctgcggtacatctagttatagtAGTAGGAATAGCTACGTCTAACACACCATAACAAATGGTAATTTGCATGAGGTTACACCCTTGAAGCGATCCTGCTGCTCTGTGATCTCTATCATTCACCAAGAAGACCATTCACCAAAACAACATCTGCAACTTTAAACGCACGTCAGGTAAACTAATTTTGGCAGTCAAAATGTGTGCTCTAGTATATTTTGATGTCACCTTTACATTTTCAGTGGCTCTCAGTTCAGTCTTATGCATTTGCTTATATCTCAAGTGAGACTAATGAACTAAACCCCTTCAGTGTGCATTTCAGATAAATATCGATAATGTCAGCAACCCTATGAACCTTTTCATCATAAACTATGTTCCCATAGGAAGATTCAAAATGTTCTTAAATGGCTATTATAGTTAAATTATATCATAACAACACATTGCCTGATTAATTGTGTTTAAGTGGTTTCACAAATGCAGTGGGAACTGAAAGATAAGAGAGAGTCTAGTTTGCATATCCCTTGAGAGACCCTTTGTTTTACTTGTtgtattattaggctattgattcaGAAAAAGAAACCTTTTTTCGTATAAAGATGCCACCTTTTTAATTTGGTCAGAGAATATATGCACTGGGATAATAAAAAGTCTTTATCATGTTAATTTTCTTCAGGGTTTCATATTTTGGCAAACCCTGAACAGGTCAGTGCTCTGAGTACTGGAAGATGAATTGGGTGTGGTTCAGTGCAGCTGTTCTGATATGCTGCAGTCACAAGACGAGTATGTATATTTTTAAGTATACTACTGAAGTTATGAATCTTCTCATTTCTGCCTGAATATTTTTCATCTTACAAAATAGAAAATGTATGACAGAGTAATAGGACtacgctaaaaaaaaaaaagaaaactgaaaTTTTTGTCCAGGAAGTCATCTGTAAAAATGTATAATTTCTCAGGGTTTGACAAATGTCAATCCAAAATTGTACACTGTTTATGCAGAGCCCCTGACAATGCTGTACAGCATCTATAAATAAAGCTCTCCGCTCCTGCAGAAGAATCCAAATGATTTCTGCACATCAGCTGCATCTTTCTGACATCACAGTTTGGACTAGCCTCATTCACTTTGTGAAGAGTGGCCTCTGATGATTGGAAAAGTTTCTAACTCTAGCATCAAAATCATTGGTCCAACCTAACCAGTCACATTGATCACGGATGTCATCTCCACTCGTCACTGATTGgccctacctgtgtgtgtgggaaatgtTGTATTGTTCTGTGACAGACTAGTATCCGACTGACAGGATGGCAGTCGCCAGGCTATGTTTGGTCAGCCTCCAATACGTCACTGTGTTTATGAAGTAGTCAGCTATTAGTTTGGAGTCAATCATTTTAAATTCTTTTAAATACAAAATTAGGGCGTCCGATCATTTATTTCTCTTATTAAACAGAATTTTCAAAAGGATTATGAAATTCCATCTTTCATTTATGAATTATGTTGGTTTTGTAAATTCTTTTTTAAATTAGACGCATTTATAGCTGGATTAATGTGTCATTTACAAATTATTCTCACAATTTCTCATTTTACTACTGTTTACAATTGCAAATTAATGACATATTTTATTACTTTTGCCAAGACGCCTCGTCAtccataatactccattgtaaaAATAAACTATTATAAATTTAAAGAAGCCAATAATATAACATTTCCTACAGAATGATCCACTcttaacatttgttttgttataAATCTGTATTTCATTTAGGTGTACAGGGAAAGTGCAAGTCCCAATCAACATGCTCTGCCTGTGTGAGCACTGCAggttgtgcttggtgtaagcagAGGGTAAGTGTCATCTAGAAAATGAACACTAAAACACTTTGATGTCTCTTTGTAAAGGGACAAACACAAGTCCAGTGAGTGTTGATATTAATGCTACAATGTAGCCTGATTCTGGCAAAAATGTTGTTGAGCCTGCACATAGAGCAGGTAGCTGCTGGAGGAGTGTGTGCCATATGTGAGCAATATGTGCATTGGAACACAGGGGCAATGGGAAGTTAAGTTGGGGAGCCTTCATGGAattatatatagtataagtatatatactcttttgatcccatgagggaaatttggtctctgcatttatcccaatccgtgaattagtgaaacacactcagcacacagtgaggtgaagcacacactaatcccggcgcagtgagctgccaacaacaacagcggcgctcggggagcattgagtggttaggtgccttgctcaagggcaggtgcctactggtcagggttcgaaccggcaaccctccggttacaagtccgaagcgctaaccagtaggccacggctgcccctaagaCTGACATAATATATATGCAAGCATGATCACATAatactttcccagatatgggtagcctTCACATTGAGATGTGAAATTTTATGCTATCAATCTTGAGTTGAAACTTCCCGCAAGTTTCAGTCCTAGGGGGAACAgtagcatcagcagcagcaggattTAAAATATATGGTATTAAACTACATTTTTGGCCTGTGAGCATTATTATTAATAAGTCCACACCAATATTTCAGTTGAATCTTATGACTCATAACTTTTGCTCTGATCAGTCATGATGTGACAAATAGCCTCTAAAGTCTTGTTTTTAAATCTAGTGGTAATGTAGAGGTATGCACTCCTTCCAGGACTTCCTGATGCCTGGTGAGGCAACCAATCATCGGTGTAACACAAAAGACAACCTGAGGAGGAGTAACTGCTTGGAGGTTATAAATCCCAAGCCTAGAACACTCACCGTCAGGGACAAGCCCTTTTGGAGTGACCCAGGAAGAGTAGTCCAGCTCCGGCCACAGAAGCTCCACATCAAGCTTAGACTGGGTGTGTGCTACAActgtttaaagcaacacaatgcaagAACTGGTGATTTTTCTGTGTTttgcaaaacaaaccaaaaaagaTCATGTTCCTGCATGATAAAATAATGTTATCGCAAGACCAGTTATTTGGGACCCGCAACAGTGATAGCTACATCATTAAAATGAGTTTGGGGGCGTTATTTTAAAGTGGATATTTTTCAACTTAGGGTCCACTTACGGATGGTAAATTTCTGTTGGGGACCAAAACAACCTTAATCTGAGTTGTTAAATCATCAATCTTCCAAGGATTAATGAATGTGCCGCATCTGTCAATGGACGCACAAGAAGTTTGATAATGGATTTGTACAGACTTTTTGCAAGATGGAGGCGGTCAGAATAATATAATACACTGACTGCACAAACAGTCCTTTTTTATACCCTTTGTTTACACTTAATAATTAGTAAAACTTACATAATTTTGATCCCCAACGAACTACACTCTttatcatccaaaaatagaTTGATAATTTGCTGTATATTGGATTTATCCTTTAAGCTAAATAACTGCAGTGTTGCTTTAAGTCATGCTTTAACAGAATACAGTTTCATGCTTTTATTTGTAATTTCCAGTTGTCATTCATTTCCACTACACATGTGGTATTGATAATAACTCATGATAATGTTGTAGTGGCTGACAAGAAAGTTATGACTCTTATTCCTTCACTCTGTCCAATGATCAGGTGTTCCCCATACATTCAATGTGATGTTTAAGAGAGCGGAGGGCTCCCCCATTGACCTGTATTACCTCATggatctctccttctctatgaGGGATGATCTGGACACTGTCCGCAAATTGGGCCACCAGATTGTCTCAGCCCTGAAAAATGTCTCCAGTTCTGTCCGGattggtgagtgtgtgggacTGAGAGGAAGGAAATTAATAATCAGTACATGTAACAAGGCTGGGTTACCTGCATAGATCCACATTCACACTGAGTTATCTATTGTTATCAATCTGAATGAAAACAGAGGACAGAGAAATCAATCTGCAACACAGGTTGAATAGTATCTTATTCTCTATTTCTTGCAGGTTTGGGTGGTTTTGTGGAGAAGGCCACAGATCCCTTCATCAACACAATTGAGGCAGTAAAAAACAGACCCTGCAATAAGGGATATACAGGGCCCTGTCAGCCTTCTTTCAGCTTTAAGCATGTCCTACCACTCACTGAGGATGTAACTGAATTCACAAGGAAGGCTGAAAAAGAGTCCATCTCTTCTAATAAAGACAATCCCGAGGCAGGCTTTGATGCTATAATGCAGGTTGCCGTCTGCCAGGTGCTATACATTTGACAGACAAAGATCATCTGAGAAATAAACCATATTGACATTGCAGGCCGCAATGCTTCCAGTTCTAGCAACCCTGACTCTGATCATTTTATCCCAGGATCAAATAGGCTGGGGCGATGTGACACGGATCTTGGTCTACACTTCTGACGGTGTCTATCATCTGGCTGGAGATGGAAAACTAGGCGGTATCTACTACCCAAATGATGGAAAGTGTCATCTTAACAGCGAGGGATTCTATGACATGGCCACATACTTTGTGAGGGGCTCCTTTGGGTTATAAATCTGCTTGTGTCCTTACCCAAAATTTCTATTACTGGGAATAGCTATACAAACATTTCCAAAAGACATGGGTTAAAATAATATTTGCTTATTCAAGAAGGATCATGTTAATTTTCATCTTTTACAGtttcaaaatataaaaaaaggaaagcaaaagtttggacaccctGCCTGGTCAGCACTTAGTATCAACTCCTTGGCAAACATCACAGCTTGCAAACACAAGTTCTTGTTTGAAGGATTTTTACCCATTCCTCCCTTAAACAAAAAGCTCAGGGGACTGTGAGGGCCATGATAAAACCTGTAACTTGTTGAGGTAGTCCATTAGAGGTAGTGATTTTGAGGTGTGTTTAGGATCATTACAATTGAAAACTatagcctgaaaaaaacaacacttatACCCTAATAATATTGAATGaattactgaataaaaatcaTTAAGCAAACGAGCACAGTCTTTGTATTGTGTTGCCAGGGACTCATTTCTAAGATCTTGCCATTTGTATAGACTTCTTGACATGCTCTCAAAATAGAAGTGTAGAACTGCACATTTCACTTCAGACCAGGTTTTCCATGGTCAGTGGCGTTACCATTTTTAGTGGAGTTAAAATAGCAATTTGTGCTTATGCGCCTGACCACACCTAGTTTTTTCATCAACACACCTGGTGTTGGCACATGGTTCATTTGACAACTCGTCAACTCGGCGGCCTGGCGGAATAATGATAGTGGCAGTGTAAACTATCAATACGAGTAGAGTTGCGCCTGGCTCCTCGATGTGCGTAAGATAGGGCCCTATGTCTTTTGGAGATCAGTTAATTTTCTTCTTATTCAAAGTACCTGACATTTTGATCAGGGTGCTCACAAACTTAAATGCTACTACTGTATATGGAGATGTAGCATGTGCTTCTTGCAGGACTATCCCTCTATCGCCCATGTTGCTGAGGCTCTTTCTAACAACCACATCAAACTCATCTTTGCAGTGACTAAAGAACACTTAGAGCAGTATACGGTAAGTGTCACATACCTGATGTGCTCTCAGTTTTGGTGGATGCCTGTCTTCAAATAATTCTTTCATTTCTGTGTAGGCTGTGAGTGAGCTCATCCCACAGTCTGTAGTAGGTGTGTTGGAGAAGGATTCCAGCAATGTAGTCCAGCTCATCTCTAAAGCCTATCATGTAAGTACAACAAAGCATATCTTTCAGAATACTATATCTCAAGAATACTAgtcattgcatttttttttaaaaatcatcagGATCTATCATCCACAATATTGCTGGAGCACCATAGAGTTCCACCAGGTATAGATGTCTCCTATGTCTCTCAGTGCAGTGATGGCACTCATTCCCAAAATCAGAAGAGAGGGGCATGCAGTCATACTATGATAAATGATCAGGTACTTTAGCTATCAATAGACGAACAGCATTATATTTAAATCCAATTAATTTATGATGGAACTTATTTAAACATACTGAAATGTTTCTGCTATTCAAATGAATTATTCCTGAGTAAATTTCCAGCATTCCATAAATGCTGGCATAATTTGGTTTGGTGTGACTCAATTTGGTTTGACACTCAATACAATGAACTTACATCTGTTATTTTCAATAACAGGTGAATTTCACAGTGACCTTAACTAGCTCCGCTTGCCTGCATGAGCCAACATCATTCATCCTCAAAGTGCAGGGTCTAAATGAAGAGCTGCAGGTGACTGTGGAGACTCTCTGTAACTGTGATTGCAATGACACAGAGCCCTTTTCCCCTCAGTGTAAGGGCAAAGGAACTCTCACCTGTGGTATCTGCAGGTATGTAGCCTCTGGCTGACATCAATACAATGCGCAAATGATACCATTAAATAGATATGACTAGTCCAATGAGAACCTCACAAATACACTGCCCTGCTGTTGGTTGTGTTGATCTGAACTCTGGTGGTGTCAGCTGTGATGAAGGGAATATGGGCCAGAGTTGTGAGTGTGAGATGCAGGAGCACAAGGACACCATGTTTGCGCTGGACGAGAAGTGTGTCAGCCCGAACAGCTCCCAGCCATGCAGTGGACAAGGGAGTTGCCTGTGTGGCATGTGCATATGCAGAGGGAACATCAGAGGGAAGTACTGCCAGTGTGACGACACCAGCTGCAATCGGCACAACAATATCATCTGTGGGGGTAAGAAAGAGAGTCCTGCATGAATTAAACTCTAATCCATAATTGATGATATAATTTCAGTTGCAGATGACTACCATTATTTACAGTATAGGGAATAGCTAAATGATGCTTTGTGTTAACTGGCAGGAAATGGAAAGTGTAACTGTGGCACATGTGAGTGTAATCCTAATTACTCTGGTCATGCCTGTGAATGTTCAACATTGACTGACCAGTGCTACACAGGAGGAGATGGTCTGTGTAGCCACAATGGACACTGTGAATGCAACAAATGCCAGTGTCACCCAGATTTCTTTGGGAGACACTGCTCTGAAATTAGAGCCCCTTGTATCAAGTTCAAGTGAGTAATCCAGTATTTCATTATCTGAGGAAATGAATGAACTACCAGGTTTCTTACACTTATTGTTATTCTAATAATATTGCTATGTTTAAAGCATGCAGCATTTTGGTGAGTGTTACGTCTAACTCTTGACTTGTCTTCTTACATTTATGTTACTCATAATTTAGATTCTCCTCAACCTTTATAGCCCCTACACACAAACTCTTTTTGATATTAATATCTGATATGTCCTGATTGATTTGatttgttattatttgtttattaagGATTTAATTAGTTGATTTATATTGCTGTTTACATGTTACATGTATTTCATATCAGACACAGTAATTGTAATTCTATtcttctatctatctttctatctatctatctatctatctatctatctcagaCCTTGTGTCCTATGTGCAATAGCAAATGGAGAAGATTGCAAACATGCTTGTGGAGGTATAAAGCTTGTTACCAAAATGAATGAATCTGGACCACTTGTTTGCTTTGATGAGAAAGTTAATTATAATGTGGAAATGGACATGGCGGATGGAAGTATCCGTATACTCTATGTTCTAAAGCCCAGTGAGTGATCCTCTCAATTCCTTTTTACAGTTCTTATAATCTGTATACTTTGCTGTAACCATGAAAatgtgcctttttaaaaaagatataatatacctgtctgtctctataaattctgttttgtgttattattcctcttttctctcttagGTAAAATGTATGTGATTTACCGTCTCATCGGCACTGCGAGCGGTGGTGTTGTTGTCATTGGCTTGATTGGCATCATGATCTGCAAAATTCTGTTGGAAATCATCTAATTTGTCTTCATCTTTGTGGACCTAGTCTGGCACATGCAAATATCTGGTTGCACATATTAGACATTCTCGATATCATTTATGGTAAATTGGTAGATTTGGTAGAAGTCCCACATATGACATGACATAAATTACTGATAAATTTAGAAAGCCAATGTCCTTACTGTCCATGTAACTTGATTGGGTGTTCCATAGTCAATGATGCAACATCATATCAGCATCTCTTCTTGGGTCTTGGGCAGGGGCCGGATTTattggaatgagacctcgtgGGAGGGATTATAATTTTT from Alosa alosa isolate M-15738 ecotype Scorff River chromosome 4, AALO_Geno_1.1, whole genome shotgun sequence carries:
- the LOC125292957 gene encoding integrin beta-7-like isoform X1, whose translation is MNWVWFSAAVLICCSHKTSVQGKCKSQSTCSACVSTAGCAWCKQRDFLMPGEATNHRCNTKDNLRRSNCLEVINPKPRTLTVRDKPFWSDPGRVVQLRPQKLHIKLRLGVPHTFNVMFKRAEGSPIDLYYLMDLSFSMRDDLDTVRKLGHQIVSALKNVSSSVRIGLGGFVEKATDPFINTIEAVKNRPCNKGYTGPCQPSFSFKHVLPLTEDVTEFTRKAEKESISSNKDNPEAGFDAIMQVAVCQDQIGWGDVTRILVYTSDGVYHLAGDGKLGGIYYPNDGKCHLNSEGFYDMATYFDYPSIAHVAEALSNNHIKLIFAVTKEHLEQYTAVSELIPQSVVGVLEKDSSNVVQLISKAYHDLSSTILLEHHRVPPGIDVSYVSQCSDGTHSQNQKRGACSHTMINDQVNFTVTLTSSACLHEPTSFILKVQGLNEELQVTVETLCNCDCNDTEPFSPQCKGKGTLTCGICSCDEGNMGQSCECEMQEHKDTMFALDEKCVSPNSSQPCSGQGSCLCGMCICRGNIRGKYCQCDDTSCNRHNNIICGGNGKCNCGTCECNPNYSGHACECSTLTDQCYTGGDGLCSHNGHCECNKCQCHPDFFGRHCSEIRAPCIKFKPCVLCAIANGEDCKHACGGIKLVTKMNESGPLVCFDEKVNYNVEMDMADGSIRILYVLKPSKMYVIYRLIGTASGGVVVIGLIGIMICKILLEII
- the LOC125292957 gene encoding integrin beta-7-like isoform X2, which produces MNWVWFSAAVLICCSHKTSVQGKCKSQSTCSACVSTAGCAWCKQRDFLMPGEATNHRCNTKDNLRRSNCLEVINPKPRTLTVRDKPFWSDPGRVVQLRPQKLHIKLRLGVPHTFNVMFKRAEGSPIDLYYLMDLSFSMRDDLDTVRKLGHQIVSALKNVSSSVRIGLGGFVEKATDPFINTIEAVKNRPCNKGYTGPCQPSFSFKHVLPLTEDVTEFTRKAEKESISSNKDNPEAGFDAIMQVAVCQDQIGWGDVTRILVYTSDGVYHLAGDGKLGGIYYPNDGKCHLNSEGFYDMATYFDYPSIAHVAEALSNNHIKLIFAVTKEHLEQYTAVSELIPQSVVGVLEKDSSNVVQLISKAYHDLSSTILLEHHRVPPGIDVSYVSQCSDGTHSQNQKRGACSHTMINDQVNFTVTLTSSACLHEPTSFILKVQGLNEELQVTVETLCNCDCNDTEPFSPQCKGKGTLTCGICSCDEGNMGQSCECEMQEHKDTMFALDEKCVSPNSSQPCSGQGSCLCGMCICRGNIRGKYCQCDDTSCNRHNNIICGGNGKCNCGTCECNPNYSGHACECSTLTDQCYTGGDGLCSHNGHCECNKCQCHPDFFGRHCSEIRAPCIKFK